One genomic window of Halolamina sediminis includes the following:
- a CDS encoding DUF4350 domain-containing protein, translating into MRRRALLKMAAAGALLGSVGVSTSTSALAATGTIDSLVFDSTASQLNADGEPLTDDSLVAVWAAETATNVDEDGNGDAVVYPDDGDIPLVSSDGGVVGFGAPIVDNGSAFGFGNEEFVLNVLDAEADGSAVAFDDGHGQFYDSGSFSQFSSYAEDNGYEVDATADLAGALPDADAAIVTSPSVAFTDDELDALATFVDDGGALLLFDQSDFSNYDATDNLNEIASALDLGFRFNDDQVIDEENNDGIGFVPTTDRFNADAFDYFADRPGIAPPELEKGQQYEVDVIDVADGDTADVRFPNGWVDTVRILGIDTPETGETDENLAEWEGLSDEAYLKARGDAASAFAWEKLGDETVSIRFDDEEPLRGDFGRLLAYVDVDQDGDGSYEYPYNRAAVREGYARVYDSGFGQHDSFLQEEFAARDEGLRLWAESHPDASETIRNGEVTQLFAPYAASVRTADGAIDSKRVPVAASSTATQQDADLTYDGDVPLVGIDQHARVAMAGSALVDEQFEDEEYPDVSEYGNYAFLTSLLDRLADREGDVLIDGGHGQFGADRSIGAEDAADYLRYLEGVDLGFEQVNDLTGGLLERGRAILISAPAEPFADEEITALQEFVADGGGVVLLGGDVPAEHRENLDAVAEGLATDLRLGSGYVVDEESNLADDATLPTTANFDDWYRLFGGYDADTNYKGPRAGPGVPGKSGKGPGKGKGNGKSKGHGD; encoded by the coding sequence TGTTCGACTCGACGGCGAGCCAACTGAACGCCGACGGCGAGCCGCTGACCGACGACTCGCTGGTGGCGGTCTGGGCAGCCGAGACGGCGACCAACGTCGACGAGGACGGCAACGGCGACGCCGTGGTCTACCCCGACGACGGCGACATCCCGCTGGTCAGCAGCGACGGCGGCGTGGTCGGCTTCGGCGCGCCGATCGTCGACAACGGCTCGGCGTTCGGCTTCGGCAACGAGGAGTTCGTGCTGAACGTCCTCGACGCCGAGGCCGACGGGTCGGCGGTGGCGTTCGACGACGGCCACGGACAGTTCTACGACAGCGGCAGCTTCTCCCAGTTCAGTAGCTACGCCGAGGACAACGGGTACGAGGTCGACGCGACGGCGGACCTCGCGGGGGCGCTCCCCGACGCCGACGCGGCGATCGTCACCTCGCCCTCGGTCGCGTTCACGGACGATGAACTCGACGCGCTCGCGACGTTCGTCGACGATGGCGGCGCGCTGCTGCTGTTCGATCAGTCCGACTTCAGCAACTACGATGCGACGGACAACCTCAACGAGATCGCGTCGGCGCTCGATCTGGGCTTCCGGTTCAACGACGATCAGGTGATCGACGAGGAGAACAACGACGGCATCGGGTTCGTCCCGACGACCGACCGATTCAACGCCGACGCGTTCGACTACTTCGCCGACCGACCGGGGATCGCCCCGCCGGAGCTGGAGAAGGGCCAGCAGTACGAGGTGGACGTGATCGACGTGGCCGACGGCGACACCGCCGACGTGCGGTTCCCCAACGGCTGGGTCGATACGGTCCGGATCCTCGGGATCGATACGCCCGAGACGGGCGAGACGGACGAGAACCTCGCCGAGTGGGAGGGGCTGAGCGACGAGGCGTACCTCAAGGCTCGGGGCGACGCCGCGAGCGCGTTCGCGTGGGAGAAACTCGGCGACGAGACCGTCTCGATCCGCTTCGACGACGAGGAGCCGCTACGGGGCGACTTCGGCCGGCTCCTCGCGTACGTCGACGTGGACCAAGACGGCGACGGGAGCTACGAGTACCCCTACAACCGCGCCGCGGTCCGCGAGGGGTACGCTCGGGTCTACGACTCCGGCTTCGGCCAGCACGACAGCTTTCTGCAGGAGGAGTTCGCCGCCCGCGACGAGGGGCTGCGCCTCTGGGCGGAGAGCCACCCCGACGCCTCGGAGACGATCCGCAACGGCGAGGTGACGCAGTTGTTCGCGCCGTACGCCGCCAGCGTTCGGACGGCCGACGGGGCGATCGACTCGAAGCGCGTGCCCGTCGCGGCGTCGTCGACCGCGACCCAGCAGGACGCCGACCTGACGTACGACGGCGACGTGCCGCTCGTAGGGATCGACCAGCACGCCCGCGTCGCGATGGCGGGGTCGGCGCTCGTCGACGAGCAGTTCGAGGACGAGGAGTACCCCGACGTGAGCGAGTACGGCAACTACGCGTTCCTCACCAGCCTGCTCGATCGGCTCGCCGACCGCGAGGGCGACGTGCTGATCGACGGCGGCCACGGGCAGTTCGGGGCCGACCGCTCGATCGGCGCGGAGGACGCCGCCGACTACCTGCGCTACCTCGAAGGCGTCGACCTCGGCTTCGAGCAGGTGAACGACCTCACCGGCGGCCTGCTGGAACGTGGCCGCGCGATCCTGATCTCCGCACCCGCAGAGCCGTTCGCCGACGAGGAGATTACTGCGCTGCAGGAGTTCGTCGCCGACGGCGGCGGCGTCGTCCTGCTGGGCGGCGACGTGCCCGCCGAGCACCGCGAGAACCTCGACGCCGTCGCCGAGGGGCTGGCGACGGATCTCCGGCTCGGCAGCGGCTACGTCGTCGACGAGGAGTCGAACCTCGCTGACGACGCCACTCTCCCGACTACGGCGAACTTCGACGACTGGTACCGCCTGTTCGGCGGCTACGACGCCGACACGAACTACAAAGGCCCGCGCGCCGGCCCCGGCGTGCCGGGCAAGAGCGGTAAGGGGCCCGGGAAGGGCAAAGGCAACGGGAAGAGCAAGGGCCACGGCGACTGA
- a CDS encoding AMP-binding protein, with the protein MHDWLAHRARSTPDREALVNASSGNAWTYATLDETVEEMAGRLAALGVAEGDHLAAAMETGVEEVCLIHAAMRLGAVLVPLPPEFTPPELAERFDRADVDAVVCDADTESQVRGAVEGAEPWLPVFTIDEAEWNDATPLSDAEPGAFTPSTWERENTQLLLFTSGTTGEAKAVQLTTGNLLSSATASAFRLGIDPTDRWLVPLSLHHMGGIAPVLRSTLYGTTVIVRESFDPGGTVDDLREYDATCISLVPTMLRRMLESRGTLPDSLRFVLVGGAPCPEELIGRCRDYSVPICPTYGMTETASQVATARHEEAYDHPDTVGRPLLWTDVTVVDSAGSPVEPGESGELVVRGPTVTPGYYDDPAATGEAIGAHGLHTGDVGYRDENGRLYVLNRLDDRILTGGENVDPGEVVEAVRTHAAVDDAAVVGLDDPEWGEEVAALLVPAGEGVDIDDLEAHLRERLAGFKLPRTIGIAEELPRTVSGTVERDAVRERLREEDVASIGRDQPSARAASDAESVRAVARDAAEDEPAELPEGESPSDGETDDSDRTTDKEPVLDREPAAAGESATEDAGAARAPLDDDRDGDSALDVGDAADETRLGGAALSSSHDAADAPSDRLTGGAVGSDDEESIADDREHGTDDGGVPLAADTEDRDSEEDGADAADGEPEGEGTDGGDARVDDTEEPASDDA; encoded by the coding sequence ATGCACGACTGGCTGGCCCACCGGGCGCGGAGCACGCCCGACCGGGAGGCCCTCGTCAACGCGAGTTCGGGCAACGCGTGGACGTACGCGACGCTCGACGAGACCGTCGAGGAGATGGCGGGGCGGCTCGCCGCGCTGGGGGTCGCCGAGGGGGACCACCTCGCGGCGGCGATGGAGACCGGCGTCGAGGAGGTCTGCCTGATCCACGCCGCGATGCGGCTCGGCGCGGTGCTGGTGCCGCTCCCACCGGAGTTCACGCCGCCGGAGCTGGCCGAGCGTTTCGACCGCGCCGACGTGGATGCGGTCGTCTGTGACGCCGACACGGAGTCGCAGGTCCGCGGCGCCGTCGAGGGCGCGGAGCCATGGCTCCCCGTGTTCACCATCGACGAGGCCGAGTGGAACGACGCGACGCCGCTCTCGGACGCCGAGCCCGGGGCGTTCACCCCGTCGACGTGGGAGCGCGAGAACACCCAACTGCTGCTGTTCACGTCGGGGACGACCGGCGAGGCCAAGGCGGTGCAGCTGACGACGGGGAACCTCCTGTCGAGCGCCACCGCCAGCGCGTTCCGGCTGGGGATCGACCCCACGGACCGCTGGCTCGTCCCGCTTTCGCTGCACCACATGGGCGGGATCGCCCCCGTCCTCCGATCGACGCTGTACGGGACGACGGTGATCGTCCGGGAGTCGTTCGACCCGGGCGGCACCGTCGACGACCTGCGCGAGTACGACGCCACCTGTATCTCGCTGGTGCCGACGATGCTGCGCCGGATGCTCGAGTCGCGCGGCACGCTCCCGGACAGCCTGCGGTTCGTGCTCGTCGGGGGCGCACCCTGCCCGGAGGAGCTGATCGGGCGCTGCCGGGACTACTCAGTGCCGATCTGCCCGACGTACGGGATGACCGAGACTGCCTCGCAGGTCGCGACCGCGCGCCACGAGGAGGCGTACGACCACCCCGACACCGTCGGCCGGCCGCTGCTCTGGACCGACGTGACCGTCGTCGACTCCGCGGGCAGCCCGGTCGAGCCCGGCGAGTCGGGCGAGCTGGTGGTCCGTGGGCCGACGGTGACGCCCGGCTACTACGACGACCCCGCGGCGACCGGCGAGGCGATCGGCGCCCACGGCCTCCACACCGGCGACGTGGGGTATCGCGACGAGAACGGGCGGCTGTACGTGCTGAACCGGCTGGACGACCGCATCCTCACCGGCGGCGAGAACGTCGACCCCGGCGAGGTCGTCGAGGCGGTCCGGACCCACGCGGCCGTCGATGACGCCGCCGTCGTGGGGCTGGACGACCCCGAGTGGGGTGAAGAGGTCGCCGCGCTGCTCGTCCCGGCCGGCGAGGGCGTGGATATCGACGACCTCGAAGCCCACCTTCGCGAGCGCCTCGCCGGCTTCAAGCTCCCGCGAACGATCGGGATCGCCGAGGAACTCCCCCGAACCGTCTCCGGTACCGTCGAACGCGACGCCGTCCGGGAGCGACTGCGCGAGGAGGACGTGGCGTCGATCGGTCGCGACCAGCCGAGCGCCCGTGCTGCCAGCGACGCCGAGAGCGTCCGTGCGGTCGCTCGCGATGCGGCCGAGGACGAACCGGCCGAACTCCCGGAGGGCGAGTCGCCGTCGGATGGGGAAACTGACGACTCTGACCGAACCACCGACAAGGAGCCCGTGCTGGATCGGGAGCCGGCCGCCGCAGGGGAGAGCGCGACCGAGGACGCCGGCGCGGCTCGTGCGCCCCTCGACGACGATCGGGATGGAGACAGCGCGCTCGACGTGGGCGACGCCGCGGACGAAACACGACTGGGCGGCGCCGCACTCTCGTCGTCGCACGACGCCGCTGACGCCCCGAGCGACCGACTCACTGGCGGTGCAGTCGGTTCCGACGACGAGGAGTCGATAGCCGACGACCGCGAACACGGGACGGACGACGGCGGAGTCCCACTCGCCGCCGACACGGAGGATCGCGATTCCGAGGAGGACGGGGCCGATGCCGCGGACGGGGAGCCCGAAGGTGAGGGAACCGACGGGGGTGACGCCAGAGTCGACGACACCGAGGAACCAGCGTCGGACGACGCGTAG
- a CDS encoding acyl-CoA dehydrogenase family protein: MDLLDEGIVPEHAREAKAEARAFAEDEIMPVAAEKFDAGEYPWDVLEAGMDAGLVAADLPEELGGRGFDIQQILAIAEEFYRADAGIGLTLMLASFGCELVEQYGSEAQHEEYLRPVAQNDQISGLAVSEPDTGSDLAGMSTSAEKEGDEWVLNGEKYWVGNAVEADWLTVYAKTGDRDDRYGNYSLFIVPTDAPGYEAEHIPEKMGMRASKQGHIVFDDCRIPEENLVGTEGGGFYALADFFNHGRVVVGGHGLGIAAAAIEEAEAFVHEREGFGRNINEFQSVQHILADMQTEFRAARALNWQAAEKVKNHDNPGYWAAMAKTKSTEVAVDVAERGMQLHGGRSIFTDRRIARAYRDARIPVIYEGANEIQRNLIYRQTPR, encoded by the coding sequence ATGGATCTGCTCGACGAGGGGATCGTCCCCGAGCACGCACGCGAGGCGAAAGCCGAGGCCAGAGCGTTCGCGGAGGACGAGATCATGCCCGTCGCCGCCGAGAAGTTCGACGCCGGCGAGTACCCGTGGGACGTGCTGGAGGCCGGGATGGACGCCGGGCTCGTCGCCGCCGATCTGCCCGAGGAGCTGGGCGGGCGGGGGTTCGACATCCAGCAGATCCTCGCGATCGCCGAGGAGTTCTACCGCGCCGACGCGGGGATCGGGCTGACGCTGATGCTCGCCTCCTTCGGCTGTGAGCTGGTCGAACAGTACGGCAGCGAGGCCCAACACGAGGAGTACCTCCGGCCGGTCGCCCAGAACGACCAGATATCCGGGCTCGCCGTCTCCGAGCCCGACACCGGCTCCGACCTCGCGGGGATGAGCACCAGCGCCGAGAAGGAGGGCGACGAGTGGGTGCTCAACGGCGAGAAGTACTGGGTCGGCAACGCCGTCGAGGCCGACTGGCTCACCGTCTACGCCAAGACCGGCGACCGCGACGACCGCTACGGCAACTACTCGCTGTTCATCGTCCCGACGGACGCCCCGGGGTACGAGGCCGAACACATCCCCGAGAAGATGGGGATGCGCGCCTCCAAGCAGGGCCACATCGTCTTCGACGACTGTCGGATCCCCGAGGAGAACCTCGTCGGCACCGAGGGCGGCGGCTTCTACGCGCTGGCGGACTTCTTCAACCACGGCCGCGTCGTCGTCGGCGGCCACGGGCTGGGGATCGCCGCCGCCGCGATCGAAGAGGCCGAGGCGTTCGTCCACGAGCGCGAAGGGTTCGGTCGCAACATCAACGAGTTCCAGTCGGTTCAGCACATCCTCGCGGACATGCAGACGGAGTTCCGCGCGGCCCGCGCGCTGAACTGGCAGGCCGCCGAGAAGGTGAAGAACCACGACAACCCCGGCTACTGGGCGGCGATGGCCAAGACCAAGTCGACCGAGGTCGCCGTCGACGTGGCCGAGCGTGGGATGCAGCTCCACGGCGGCCGCTCGATCTTCACGGACCGCCGGATCGCCCGGGCGTACCGCGACGCCCGCATCCCCGTGATCTACGAGGGGGCCAACGAGATCCAGCGGAATCTGATCTACCGACAGACGCCGCGGTAG
- a CDS encoding thiamine pyrophosphate-binding protein → MDRLTGGEAVVAQLECEGVDVAFGIPGVHTLEIYDALLDSGIDHVTTRHEQGAGFGADGYARATGRVGVCFVITGPGLTNVATAVGQAYSDSSPMLVLSTTNATNEADRGKGHLHELKDQRGVMESIAAESYHVDRVADVPETIADAFDYLDRHRPRPVHVQIPTDVLERAEPVELIDRTPTEPPGPDAERIDEAAGMLADAERPLLVVGGGTVDAADSVRAFVEEADIPVITTAAGKGVVPAEHDCCVATALGHEPAAEFVASRDLVLAVGTELSAQDSGDTPFPDELIHVDIDPTDIGNNHETALGIVGDAGETLDALTERASERGLSFDGPTEAADAGPDPLSIGDEDDRLHLLAVLREALDDDAVVVNDMTKVSYAARTRFPTGAPRSFLFPRGFGTLGFSPPAAFGAAIGSDRQVVSLVGDGGSLFTIGDLATAVQYELGVPIVLCNDDSYDILEDVQRRDYGRTMATDIENPDFVEMAESFGAAARRIEFGDVADELPGALAAAFDRDRPTLIEVPVEF, encoded by the coding sequence ATGGACAGGCTCACCGGCGGCGAGGCAGTCGTCGCACAGCTCGAATGCGAGGGTGTCGACGTGGCCTTCGGGATCCCGGGCGTTCACACGCTGGAGATCTACGACGCGCTGCTCGACAGCGGGATCGACCACGTCACTACCCGGCACGAGCAGGGCGCGGGGTTCGGCGCCGACGGCTACGCGCGGGCGACCGGCCGCGTCGGCGTCTGCTTCGTCATCACCGGCCCCGGGCTCACCAACGTCGCGACCGCGGTGGGGCAGGCGTACTCCGACTCCTCGCCGATGCTGGTGCTCTCCACGACGAACGCGACCAACGAGGCCGACCGCGGGAAGGGCCACCTTCACGAGCTCAAAGACCAGCGGGGCGTGATGGAGTCGATCGCCGCCGAGAGCTACCACGTCGACCGCGTCGCTGACGTGCCGGAGACGATCGCCGACGCGTTCGACTACCTCGACCGACACCGACCCCGTCCCGTTCACGTCCAGATCCCGACGGACGTGCTCGAACGCGCGGAGCCGGTCGAACTGATCGACCGCACCCCCACCGAGCCGCCGGGGCCGGACGCCGAGCGCATCGACGAGGCGGCCGGGATGCTCGCCGATGCGGAGCGTCCCCTGCTCGTCGTCGGTGGTGGCACCGTCGACGCCGCCGACTCGGTGCGCGCGTTCGTCGAGGAGGCCGATATTCCCGTGATCACTACGGCCGCGGGGAAAGGCGTCGTCCCCGCGGAGCACGACTGCTGTGTCGCGACGGCGCTGGGCCACGAGCCCGCGGCCGAGTTCGTCGCAAGCCGCGATCTCGTGCTCGCGGTCGGGACGGAGCTGAGCGCACAGGACTCGGGCGACACTCCGTTCCCCGACGAACTGATCCACGTCGACATCGACCCGACGGATATCGGGAACAACCACGAGACTGCGCTGGGAATCGTCGGCGACGCGGGCGAAACGCTCGACGCGCTCACCGAACGGGCGAGCGAGCGCGGCCTCTCCTTCGACGGCCCGACCGAGGCCGCCGACGCGGGGCCGGATCCACTCTCGATCGGCGACGAGGACGACCGACTCCACCTGCTTGCGGTGCTGCGGGAGGCGCTCGACGACGACGCGGTGGTCGTCAACGACATGACGAAGGTGAGCTACGCCGCGCGGACGCGGTTCCCGACCGGCGCGCCGCGGTCGTTCCTGTTCCCCCGCGGGTTCGGCACGCTGGGGTTCAGCCCGCCCGCGGCGTTCGGTGCCGCGATCGGCAGCGATCGACAGGTGGTGTCGCTGGTCGGCGACGGCGGCTCGCTGTTCACGATCGGCGACCTCGCGACCGCGGTGCAGTACGAGCTCGGCGTGCCGATCGTTCTCTGTAACGACGACTCCTACGACATCCTCGAGGACGTCCAGCGCCGGGACTACGGGCGGACGATGGCCACCGACATCGAGAACCCCGACTTCGTCGAGATGGCGGAGAGTTTCGGCGCCGCCGCACGGCGGATCGAGTTCGGCGACGTGGCCGACGAGCTGCCCGGCGCGCTCGCGGCGGCGTTCGACCGCGATCGGCCGACGCTGATCGAGGTGCCCGTAGAGTTCTGA
- a CDS encoding DNA mismatch repair protein yields MRLQEYWGVGPKTAELLETELGVERAVRAIESADVSTLVDAGLPRGRATRILRRATGAAGLDTLGTGDARDVYGDLLELAAGEALTGGAADRIRVLTPLASHEAADERLDRIDQAREVWTDLGEDDRERVIGAFASYDEAGGGRRAAVDAALELRRAGTNESGPFDRLAELDADALEAAVDALAAVEGEFGDGDEPLSVGAGADERLDELRTQLAAARRLDDAALDVLETVRGQGVRSLEAFQSAVISYVAEETGVTASEVRSVAPDEARDETDFVSATLRALVGDLEGQVADREATVAADLRETLDDAGEGIEAAVDAVDELAFDLSLARFAASHDLTRPTLVEDGLAVRGARNLFIDGDVQPVTYGVGTHSVDGGRDATGEAAPDPPSGDRVTVLTGANSGGKTTLLETLCGVALLAAMGLPVPAERAEVGRFDTVVFHRRHASFNAGVLESTLRSVVPPLTGEGRALMLVDEFEAITEPGRAADLLNGLVDLTVDRGALGVFVTHLAEDLSPLPDTARIDGIFAEGLTDDLGLRVDYQPRFGTVGRSTPEFIVSRLVANAGDRDERAAFRSLAAAVGEEAVQRTLSDAEWQG; encoded by the coding sequence ATGCGACTGCAGGAGTACTGGGGCGTCGGCCCGAAGACGGCCGAACTGCTCGAAACCGAGTTGGGCGTCGAGCGCGCCGTTCGCGCCATCGAGTCCGCGGACGTGAGCACGCTCGTCGACGCGGGGCTCCCGCGCGGCCGGGCGACGCGCATCCTCCGGCGGGCCACGGGCGCGGCCGGGCTGGACACGCTGGGCACCGGCGACGCCCGCGACGTGTACGGCGACCTGCTCGAACTGGCCGCGGGCGAGGCACTGACCGGCGGCGCCGCTGACCGGATCCGCGTGCTCACGCCGCTGGCGAGCCACGAGGCCGCCGACGAACGGCTGGACCGCATCGATCAGGCACGCGAGGTGTGGACCGACCTCGGCGAGGACGACCGGGAACGCGTGATCGGGGCGTTCGCGAGCTACGACGAGGCCGGCGGCGGCCGTCGCGCGGCCGTCGATGCCGCGCTGGAACTCCGTCGCGCGGGCACGAACGAGAGCGGCCCGTTCGACCGGCTGGCCGAACTGGACGCCGACGCGCTCGAAGCCGCCGTCGACGCGCTGGCGGCTGTCGAGGGCGAATTCGGCGACGGCGACGAGCCACTGTCGGTCGGGGCGGGCGCCGACGAGCGCCTCGACGAGCTCCGGACCCAGCTCGCCGCCGCGAGGCGGCTGGACGACGCCGCGCTCGACGTGTTGGAGACCGTCCGCGGGCAGGGCGTCCGGTCGCTGGAGGCGTTCCAGAGCGCGGTGATCTCCTACGTCGCCGAGGAGACCGGCGTGACCGCGAGCGAAGTCCGGTCGGTCGCGCCCGACGAGGCCCGCGACGAGACGGATTTCGTCTCCGCGACGCTTCGTGCGCTGGTCGGCGACCTGGAGGGGCAGGTCGCGGATCGCGAGGCGACCGTGGCGGCCGATCTCCGGGAGACGTTGGACGACGCCGGCGAGGGGATCGAGGCCGCGGTCGACGCGGTCGACGAACTCGCCTTCGACCTCTCGCTCGCGCGCTTCGCCGCGAGCCACGACCTCACGCGGCCGACGCTGGTCGAGGACGGGCTCGCAGTTCGGGGCGCACGAAACCTCTTCATCGACGGCGACGTCCAGCCGGTCACCTACGGCGTCGGGACGCACTCCGTCGACGGCGGCCGAGACGCGACGGGCGAAGCGGCGCCCGACCCGCCCTCTGGCGACCGTGTGACGGTGCTAACGGGGGCGAACTCCGGCGGGAAGACGACGCTGCTGGAGACGCTCTGTGGCGTGGCGCTGTTGGCGGCGATGGGGCTGCCCGTCCCAGCCGAGCGCGCGGAGGTCGGGCGGTTCGACACGGTCGTGTTCCACCGCCGCCACGCCTCGTTCAACGCGGGCGTACTGGAGTCGACGCTGCGCTCGGTCGTGCCGCCGCTGACTGGCGAAGGGCGAGCGCTGATGCTGGTCGACGAGTTCGAGGCGATCACCGAGCCCGGCCGGGCGGCTGACCTGCTGAACGGGCTGGTCGACCTGACCGTCGACCGCGGCGCGCTGGGCGTGTTCGTCACCCACCTCGCGGAGGATCTCTCGCCGCTGCCCGATACCGCCCGCATCGACGGCATCTTCGCCGAGGGGCTGACCGACGACCTCGGCCTGCGCGTCGACTACCAGCCCCGGTTCGGCACCGTCGGGCGCTCGACGCCGGAGTTCATCGTCTCGCGGCTGGTCGCGAACGCCGGCGACCGCGACGAGCGCGCGGCGTTCCGCTCGCTGGCGGCCGCGGTGGGAGAGGAGGCGGTCCAGCGGACGCTGTCGGACGCGGAGTGGCAGGGTTAG
- a CDS encoding BGTF surface domain-containing protein has product MNGQRRAVALAGLVALSVLLPTLAAPAATATQTTDGVSIDYEGESVTVANGSAQTISGTADVAEGESVEVRTRATGDTQPKFLKTKSPTVDGNGTWSATFDFSEQTAGGTFNVTVEAGDSTANATGEIVACDGDCVEPTPEPDDDVTIDYEGDAVTVANGSTQVVSGTAAEPTGTEIVVSLQSTGDTQPRFFRTSTAVVTEDGTWATAFNFSFLDAGATFSVEASTEDGTHSANADGEVILCDGDCAETPPSDTPTPIPEQTTTETPASNDSEDGPTVELTESVVDTLRGDVAGIELRFDGTDTADVTVGSERAGYELDLQVRDADGDGTATVYFDTELAGREGETVSVSSGDEITVNSEGTVPAALDAGEYSLEVAAGGADGTTDTGTLFVSEAEPTATDSATPTDAPTGGGDVTGLLVSAAIVLGGGGLALVLLRR; this is encoded by the coding sequence ATGAACGGACAGCGCCGTGCCGTTGCCCTCGCCGGCCTCGTGGCGCTCTCGGTGCTACTACCGACGCTCGCCGCACCGGCCGCTACCGCCACGCAGACGACAGACGGTGTCAGCATCGACTACGAGGGCGAGTCGGTCACCGTCGCGAACGGCAGCGCCCAGACGATCTCCGGCACGGCCGACGTGGCCGAGGGCGAGTCCGTCGAGGTCCGGACCCGCGCGACTGGCGACACCCAGCCGAAGTTTCTCAAGACCAAGTCCCCGACCGTCGACGGGAACGGCACGTGGAGCGCCACGTTCGACTTCTCGGAGCAGACCGCCGGCGGGACGTTCAACGTGACCGTCGAGGCGGGCGATTCGACGGCCAACGCGACCGGCGAGATCGTCGCCTGTGACGGCGACTGCGTCGAGCCAACACCCGAACCCGACGACGACGTCACCATCGACTACGAGGGCGACGCGGTGACGGTCGCCAACGGCAGCACGCAGGTCGTCTCCGGCACCGCCGCGGAGCCGACCGGGACCGAGATCGTCGTCTCCCTCCAGTCGACCGGCGACACCCAGCCGCGGTTCTTCCGCACCTCGACCGCGGTCGTGACCGAGGACGGCACGTGGGCGACCGCGTTCAACTTCTCGTTCCTCGACGCAGGGGCGACGTTCAGCGTCGAAGCCAGCACCGAGGACGGGACACACTCGGCCAACGCGGACGGTGAGGTAATCCTGTGCGACGGCGACTGCGCGGAGACGCCGCCCAGCGACACGCCGACGCCGATTCCCGAACAGACGACGACGGAGACGCCCGCCTCGAACGACTCCGAGGACGGGCCGACCGTCGAACTGACGGAGTCGGTGGTCGACACCCTCCGCGGTGACGTGGCCGGGATCGAACTCCGGTTCGACGGAACCGACACCGCCGACGTCACCGTCGGCAGCGAGCGCGCGGGCTACGAGCTCGATCTGCAGGTCCGTGACGCCGACGGCGACGGCACCGCAACCGTCTACTTCGACACCGAGCTCGCCGGCCGCGAGGGCGAGACCGTCAGCGTCTCCAGCGGCGACGAGATCACTGTCAACTCTGAGGGCACTGTCCCCGCCGCACTCGACGCGGGCGAGTACAGCCTCGAAGTCGCGGCCGGTGGCGCGGACGGCACCACCGACACGGGGACGCTGTTCGTCTCCGAGGCCGAGCCGACGGCGACCGACTCGGCGACGCCGACCGACGCGCCCACCGGGGGCGGCGACGTGACCGGGCTGCTCGTCAGCGCCGCGATCGTACTCGGCGGCGGCGGGCTCGCGCTGGTGCTGCTCCGGCGCTAA